In the Halichoerus grypus chromosome 4, mHalGry1.hap1.1, whole genome shotgun sequence genome, one interval contains:
- the C1QTNF9 gene encoding complement C1q and tumor necrosis factor-related protein 9A, whose protein sequence is MRIWLLLLVTGICTGNVNSQDMCRQGHPGIPGNPGHNGLPGRDGRDGAKGDKGEAGEPGYPGGPGKDGMNGQKGERGADGKVEAKGVKGDQGSQGPPGKHGPKGFVGPMGEKGLRGETGPQGQKGDKGSVGPTGPEGLKGSTGPSGPMGLPGPVGPIGKPGPKGDVGPLGPQGDPGVRGMRGWKGDRGEKGKIGETPVLPKSAFTVGLTVLSKFPTSDVPIKFDKILYNEFNHYDIATGKFICHITGVYYFTYHITVFSRNVQVSLVKNGVKILNTKDGYMSSEDQASGGMVLPLKLGDEVWMQATGGERFNGLFADEDDDTTFTGFLLFSSQ, encoded by the exons ATGAGGATCTGGTTGCTCCTGCTTGTCACTGGAATCTGCACGGGAAATGTGAACTCACAGGACATGTGCAGGCAAGGGCACCCTGGCATCCCTGGGAATCCTGGTCACAATGGTTTGCCTGGGAGAGATGGACGAGATGGCGCAAAGGGCGACAAGGGCGAGGCAG GAGAACCAGGATATCCTGGTGGTCCAGGGAAGGATGGAATGAATGGACAGAAAGGAGAGCGAG GAGCAGATGGAAAAGTTGAAGCCAAAGGCGTCAAAGGCGATCAAGGCTCACAAGGACCCCCAGGGAAACATGGGCCAAAGGGATTTGTTGGTCCCATGGGAGAGAAGGGCCTCAGGGGAGAGACTGGCCCTCAAGGGCAAAAGGGGGATAAAGGCAGTGTGGGGCCCACCGGTCCAGAAGGGCTCAAGGGCAGCACTGGGCCTTCAGGCCCAATGGGTCTACCTGGCCCCGTGGGCCCCATTGGGAAGCCTGGACCCAAGGGAGATGTTGGGCCCTTGGGACCCCAGGGAGATCCAGGAGTCCGGGGAATGAGAGGCTGGAAAGGGGACCGAGGCGAGAAAGGGAAAATTGGCGAGACTCCAGTCTTGCCCAAGAGTGCTTTCACGGTGGGGCTCACGGTACTGAGCAAGTTTCCTACTTCAGATGTGCCCATTAAATTTGATAAGATCCTGTATAATGAGTTCAATCATTACGACATAGCCACGGGGAAGTTCATTTGCCACATTACCGGGGTCTATTACTTCACCTACCACATCACGGTTTTCTCCAGGAATGTTCAGGTATCTTTGGTCAAAAATGGGGTGAAAATACTGAACACCAAGGACGGTTACATGAGCTCTGAGGACCAGGCGTCGGGTGGCATGGTGCTGCCGCTGAAGCTGGGGGACGAGGTGTGGATGCAGGCCACAGGAGGGGAGAGGTTTAACGGCTTGTTCGCAGATGAGGACGATGACACGACTTTCACAGGCTTCCTTCTGTTCAGCAGCCAGTGA